In one Rhodococcus sp. B50 genomic region, the following are encoded:
- a CDS encoding winged helix DNA-binding domain-containing protein encodes MIAPVLTDRALGRATLARQHLLRRSSTDALTMIEHLLGLQAQAPLAPYFALWTRIRTFRPEALSDLLESRAVVRIALMRGTVFAVSGADAHALRPWVQPVLDRGVDANKAHRVGLHGLDRPALVSVARELLAGTPRSQAELRPLLAERFPDQDPAALSHAVRCLLPLVQVPPRGLWGRSGQPRLAHLDEYVGAPAALPVPDRLLLRYLGAFGPASVRDAQTWCGLTRLVEIFDRLRPQLVVFRDARGVELFDLPDAPRPDPSAPAPVRILAPFDNVLLSHSDRTRFVSDGDRTRIMTQNGIIAPLLLVGGTVAGSARVITDGATAAVEMAPWRTITASVRSALEAEGMRLLSFAAPEADTHDVRFLETA; translated from the coding sequence GTGATCGCCCCGGTTCTCACCGACCGCGCGCTCGGACGCGCCACGCTGGCCCGCCAGCACCTGCTGCGCCGGAGCAGCACGGATGCCCTGACGATGATCGAGCATCTGCTGGGACTGCAGGCCCAGGCACCGCTCGCACCGTATTTCGCCCTGTGGACCCGCATACGGACCTTCCGGCCCGAGGCGTTGTCGGACCTGCTGGAGTCGCGTGCGGTGGTCCGGATCGCGTTGATGCGGGGCACGGTGTTCGCGGTCTCCGGCGCCGACGCGCACGCGCTGCGTCCGTGGGTGCAACCGGTCCTCGACCGGGGTGTCGATGCGAACAAGGCTCACCGGGTCGGGCTCCACGGTCTCGACAGGCCGGCGCTCGTGTCGGTTGCCCGGGAGCTGTTGGCCGGCACTCCGAGGAGCCAGGCCGAACTGCGCCCGTTGCTCGCCGAACGGTTCCCCGACCAGGATCCGGCCGCGTTGTCGCATGCGGTGCGGTGCCTGCTCCCGCTCGTGCAGGTGCCTCCGCGCGGGTTGTGGGGACGATCCGGACAGCCACGCCTGGCGCACCTCGACGAGTACGTGGGCGCGCCGGCCGCCCTTCCCGTCCCGGATCGGTTGCTGCTGCGGTATCTCGGGGCCTTCGGCCCCGCGAGTGTCCGGGACGCGCAGACCTGGTGCGGCCTGACGCGGCTCGTCGAGATCTTCGACCGGCTCCGCCCACAGCTCGTGGTGTTCCGGGACGCGCGCGGAGTGGAACTGTTCGATCTTCCCGACGCGCCGCGACCCGACCCGTCGGCCCCTGCCCCGGTGCGGATCCTCGCGCCGTTCGACAACGTGCTGCTCTCGCATTCCGATCGCACCCGATTCGTCTCGGATGGGGACCGCACGCGGATCATGACGCAGAACGGGATCATCGCGCCGCTGCTTCTCGTCGGGGGCACGGTCGCGGGCAGTGCCCGCGTGATCACCGACGGGGCCACCGCCGCCGTGGAGATGGCGCCGTGGCGGACGATCACCGCGTCCGTCCGGTCGGCGCTCGAGGCCGAGGGCATGCGCCTGCTGAGCTTCGCGGCTCCGGAAGCCGACACGCACGATGTGCGGTTCCTCGAAACAGCCTGA
- a CDS encoding suppressor of fused domain protein has translation MTDAVLTAVRSHLAEHLTVPGDPEPESASVTFLGLEPIEVLRFRGAELLRYATLGCSRHPMGDPTDMVADPTRGPRAELLLSLRDSEGITAGVHRTLAVLAALPAVEGVVLTDDALLDLGEPLWPSAPFTAVLLETADVPSLELPEPSDPVHFFEARPITGTEAAWKRLKGTEALREAWEEAGIDLSDPRRAQARL, from the coding sequence GTGACCGATGCAGTTCTCACCGCAGTTCGCAGCCACCTCGCCGAGCATCTGACCGTGCCGGGGGATCCGGAGCCGGAATCGGCGTCGGTGACCTTCCTCGGTCTCGAACCGATCGAGGTCCTCCGCTTCCGTGGTGCAGAGCTCCTGCGGTACGCCACTCTGGGATGCTCGCGGCATCCGATGGGCGATCCGACCGACATGGTGGCCGACCCGACGCGGGGGCCGCGCGCCGAACTGCTGCTGAGCCTGCGCGACAGCGAGGGCATCACCGCCGGGGTCCATCGCACTCTCGCGGTGCTCGCTGCGCTGCCCGCCGTGGAGGGGGTCGTCCTCACCGACGACGCACTGCTCGATCTCGGTGAGCCGCTGTGGCCGAGTGCTCCGTTCACCGCGGTGTTGCTCGAGACGGCCGACGTGCCGTCGCTGGAGTTGCCCGAGCCCTCCGATCCGGTCCACTTCTTCGAGGCTCGCCCGATCACCGGTACCGAAGCGGCTTGGAAGCGGCTGAAGGGTACAGAGGCGCTGCGCGAGGCGTGGGAGGAAGCGGGCATCGACCTGAGCGACCCGCGCCGGGCACAAGCACGTCTGTGA
- a CDS encoding chromosome partitioning protein ParB, with translation MARDTGFPVSDAGDDFARQRRRAEYARLIAWLRREPADVNTVLPFDDVVAALGRLGERRLGLHIIEVASIVGSVDRADDFDRRFRPTSARLRTRWERIAAARRRGEAMPPISVYRVGSMHFVQDGHHRVSIAYAQGDRTIDAYVTEITTKVPAEGITARPDLVRKDHFRMFLGRVPLHGTAQDTIRVSDPWGYAELAEAVEAWGFRLMQDLGEYLTREEIARRWYEEEFVPVVAMAREAGMLRSRTDAEVYLWIASERYRLVRRHVWSEEIVDELRTRAPR, from the coding sequence GTGGCTCGCGACACCGGTTTTCCGGTCTCCGACGCCGGCGACGATTTCGCCCGGCAACGTCGGCGCGCCGAGTACGCCCGACTGATCGCATGGCTGCGCCGCGAACCGGCCGACGTCAACACGGTGCTGCCCTTCGACGACGTCGTCGCCGCACTCGGACGCCTCGGCGAACGACGACTCGGGCTGCACATCATCGAGGTCGCCTCGATCGTGGGCAGCGTCGACCGCGCCGACGATTTCGACCGCCGTTTCCGTCCCACCTCGGCACGCCTGCGCACCCGGTGGGAACGCATCGCGGCGGCGCGGCGGCGCGGCGAGGCCATGCCCCCGATCTCCGTGTACCGGGTGGGGTCGATGCATTTCGTGCAGGACGGGCACCACCGCGTGTCGATCGCCTACGCGCAGGGCGACCGCACCATCGACGCCTACGTCACCGAGATCACCACGAAGGTGCCCGCAGAGGGCATCACCGCCCGTCCCGATCTCGTGCGCAAGGACCACTTCCGGATGTTCCTCGGCCGCGTCCCCCTGCACGGCACCGCCCAGGACACGATCCGCGTGTCCGACCCGTGGGGATACGCCGAGCTGGCCGAGGCCGTCGAGGCGTGGGGCTTCCGCCTGATGCAGGATCTCGGCGAGTACCTCACGCGCGAGGAGATCGCGCGGCGCTGGTACGAGGAGGAATTCGTCCCCGTCGTCGCGATGGCCCGGGAAGCGGGGATGCTGCGCTCACGCACCGACGCCGAGGTGTACCTGTGGATAGCGAGCGAGCGCTACCGCCTCGTGCGACGGCACGTGTGGAGCGAGGAGATCGTCGACGAACTCCGGACCCGCGCGCCCCGCTGA
- a CDS encoding ABC transporter ATP-binding protein, with protein sequence MAEIVLDKVTKEYPDGAKAVSDVDLEIADGEFIILVGPSGCGKSTTLNMIAGLEDISDGELRIAGERVNERAPKDRDIAMVFQSYALYPHMSVRDNIAFPLTLAKVPKDEIARKVDEAARILDLTQHLDRKPANLSGGQRQRVAMGRAIVRSPKAFLMDEPLSNLDAKLRVQMRTEIARLQKRLGTTTVYVTHDQTEAMTLGDRVVVMRGGLVQQVGAPQDLYDHPKNLFVAGFIGSPSMNFVPGQIENGSVRTSFGEFRLPDERWEVVRRNNPSRQVVVGIRPEHFEDADLLDPTQREAGVTFSAEVDVLESMGSDKFAYFTAEGPGVQSKDLDELAADAGADMSAESLVARLSVESQAAKGRTVQLWFDPAKIALFDQDTGANVTL encoded by the coding sequence GTGGCCGAGATCGTGCTCGACAAGGTGACGAAGGAATATCCGGACGGCGCGAAGGCTGTCAGCGACGTGGATCTCGAGATCGCCGACGGCGAGTTCATCATCCTCGTCGGCCCGTCGGGCTGCGGAAAATCCACCACACTCAACATGATCGCCGGTCTCGAGGACATCTCCGACGGCGAACTGCGCATCGCGGGGGAGCGGGTCAACGAGCGGGCACCGAAGGACCGCGACATCGCGATGGTCTTCCAGTCCTACGCGCTGTATCCGCACATGTCGGTGCGCGACAACATCGCGTTCCCGCTCACCCTCGCGAAGGTGCCCAAGGACGAGATCGCCCGGAAGGTCGACGAAGCGGCCCGGATCCTCGACCTCACACAGCATCTCGACCGAAAACCCGCCAACCTGTCGGGCGGCCAACGGCAACGCGTGGCCATGGGACGTGCGATCGTGCGCAGCCCCAAGGCCTTCCTCATGGACGAGCCGCTGTCGAACCTCGACGCCAAACTGCGCGTGCAGATGCGCACCGAGATCGCGCGCCTGCAGAAGCGTCTCGGCACCACGACGGTGTACGTCACCCACGACCAGACCGAGGCGATGACGCTCGGCGACCGCGTCGTCGTGATGCGTGGCGGGCTCGTGCAGCAGGTCGGCGCCCCGCAGGACCTGTACGACCACCCGAAGAACCTGTTCGTCGCCGGCTTCATCGGGTCGCCGTCGATGAACTTCGTTCCGGGACAGATCGAGAACGGTTCGGTGCGTACGTCGTTCGGGGAGTTCCGGCTTCCCGACGAGCGGTGGGAGGTCGTGCGCCGCAACAATCCGTCGCGTCAGGTGGTCGTCGGTATCCGTCCGGAGCATTTCGAGGACGCCGACCTGCTCGACCCGACCCAGCGGGAAGCGGGTGTGACCTTCTCCGCGGAGGTCGACGTGCTCGAATCCATGGGATCCGACAAGTTCGCGTACTTCACGGCCGAGGGTCCGGGCGTGCAGTCGAAGGATCTCGACGAACTCGCCGCCGACGCGGGCGCCGACATGTCGGCGGAATCGCTGGTCGCGCGGTTGTCCGTGGAGTCGCAGGCCGCGAAGGGCAGGACCGTGCAGTTGTGGTTCGACCCCGCGAAGATCGCGCTGTTCGACCAGGACACCGGCGCGAACGTCACCCTCTGA
- a CDS encoding carbohydrate ABC transporter permease, which translates to MAETRKRTLSWSAVNLIVLLYALVPVLWIASLSFKPPGTIQDGRFIPQQWTLDNYRGIFRTDAFTSALINSIGIGLIATVIAVLLGTMAAYAIARLDFPGKKLLVGVALLIAMFPQISLVSPLFEIMRGLGLFDTWAALILPYITFSLPLAIYTLSAFFKEIPWELEKAAKMDGATPGQAFRKVVAPLAAPGIITAAILVFIFCWNDLLFAISLTSTERSITAPAAIANFTGASQFEEPTGSIAAAAVVITIPIIVFVLIFQRRIVAGLTSGAVKG; encoded by the coding sequence ATGGCCGAGACCAGGAAACGGACGCTGTCGTGGTCGGCGGTGAACCTGATCGTCCTGCTCTACGCACTCGTTCCGGTGCTGTGGATCGCCAGCCTCTCGTTCAAACCGCCCGGCACCATCCAGGACGGTCGCTTCATCCCGCAGCAGTGGACTCTGGACAACTACCGCGGGATCTTCCGCACCGACGCATTCACGAGCGCCCTGATCAACTCCATCGGCATCGGCCTGATCGCCACCGTCATCGCCGTGCTCCTCGGGACGATGGCGGCCTACGCGATCGCCCGGCTCGACTTCCCCGGTAAGAAGCTCCTGGTGGGTGTGGCACTGCTCATCGCGATGTTCCCCCAGATCTCCCTCGTCAGTCCGCTGTTCGAGATCATGCGCGGGCTCGGACTGTTCGACACATGGGCGGCGCTGATCCTGCCGTACATCACCTTCTCGCTGCCCCTCGCGATCTACACCCTGTCGGCCTTCTTCAAGGAGATCCCGTGGGAGCTCGAGAAGGCCGCGAAGATGGACGGCGCGACACCGGGCCAGGCGTTCCGCAAGGTGGTGGCCCCGCTCGCCGCCCCGGGCATCATCACGGCGGCGATCCTGGTGTTCATCTTCTGCTGGAACGACCTGCTGTTCGCGATCTCGCTGACCTCCACCGAGCGGTCCATCACCGCGCCGGCCGCGATCGCGAACTTCACGGGCGCATCGCAGTTCGAGGAACCGACCGGGTCGATCGCGGCGGCGGCCGTCGTCATCACGATCCCGATCATCGTGTTCGTCCTGATCTTCCAACGTCGAATCGTGGCCGGACTGACCTCCGGCGCAGTGAAGGGGTGA
- a CDS encoding carbohydrate ABC transporter permease, whose amino-acid sequence MALSEGKKAERRLGLMLVAPAAIVMLAVTAYPVGYAVWLSLQRYDLRFPDERRFVGLSNYVAVLSDGFWWQAFIVTSFVTLVSVAIEFVLGLAIALVMHRTIVGKGVVRTVVLIPYGIVTVAAAYSWYYAWTPGTGYLANLLPDGSAPLTDQIPSLAIIVLAEVWKTTPFMALLLLAGLALVPDDLLKAAQVDGAGAWTRLVRIIVPLMKPAILVALLFRTLDAFRIFDNIYVLTRGANGTGSVSILGYDNLFRAFNLGIGSAISVLIFLCVAIIAFVFIKLFGASAPGSDEGGR is encoded by the coding sequence GTGGCGCTGTCCGAGGGGAAGAAGGCCGAACGGCGTCTCGGCCTGATGCTCGTCGCACCCGCGGCGATCGTGATGCTCGCGGTGACGGCCTACCCGGTGGGCTACGCCGTCTGGCTCAGCCTGCAACGCTACGATCTGCGGTTCCCCGACGAACGCCGCTTCGTCGGACTGTCCAACTACGTCGCGGTGCTGAGCGACGGATTCTGGTGGCAGGCCTTCATCGTCACCTCGTTCGTCACCCTCGTCTCCGTCGCGATCGAGTTCGTGCTCGGCCTGGCGATCGCACTCGTCATGCACCGCACCATCGTCGGGAAGGGCGTCGTGCGCACGGTGGTGCTGATTCCGTACGGCATCGTCACCGTCGCCGCCGCGTACAGCTGGTACTACGCGTGGACCCCGGGCACGGGCTATCTCGCGAATCTGCTGCCCGACGGCAGCGCCCCGCTCACCGACCAGATTCCGTCCCTGGCGATCATCGTGCTCGCCGAGGTGTGGAAGACCACGCCGTTCATGGCGCTGCTGCTCCTCGCCGGTCTCGCACTCGTCCCCGACGATCTGCTCAAGGCGGCGCAGGTCGACGGTGCCGGCGCGTGGACGCGCCTGGTGCGGATCATCGTGCCGCTGATGAAACCGGCGATCCTGGTGGCCCTGCTCTTCCGCACACTCGACGCCTTCCGCATCTTCGACAACATCTACGTCCTCACCCGCGGGGCCAACGGCACCGGGTCGGTGTCGATCCTCGGCTACGACAACCTGTTCCGAGCCTTCAACCTCGGAATCGGATCGGCGATCAGCGTGCTGATCTTCCTGTGCGTCGCGATCATCGCGTTCGTGTTCATCAAGTTGTTCGGTGCGTCCGCACCCGGCTCGGACGAAGGGGGCCGATGA
- a CDS encoding ABC transporter substrate-binding protein: protein MRRTRTRRRVSRAVTASAAAVLLASGLAACGSDEEGVVLSFYTAADGAEQYAQAAEACTAEAGGRYRVEQRTLPKNADDQRLQLARRLTGNDPGLDLMTLDVVWTAEFAEAGWALPLPDDVAAAVSEGTLEGPLESATWKDRLYAAPLNTNTQLLWYRKDLMPDGQPPETWDEMIEIASGLAEEDRPSWIGVQGRQYEGLMVWFNTLLSSAGGSVVGEDGVTVTLTDNDAAVTALDIMKRVATAPGADPSLNQADEAAVRLGMESGRTAFQVNWPFVLPGIIENEAALPFIDDNGNVTSQDTGNTVLTVDGEQNFLPAPYPSVIPGEPAQVTIGGFNIAVARTSTHPDLAFEAMQCLRNEENQRNNAIGGGVPPTLAALYDDPAFQEAYPAWREVRAGLENAAVRPASPAYQSISTLVTATLNPVDQIDPPRTVEELAEQVRKAVNSEGLIP, encoded by the coding sequence ATGAGACGAACGCGCACGAGACGGCGGGTGAGCCGGGCGGTCACGGCCTCTGCGGCCGCGGTGCTCCTGGCATCGGGACTGGCCGCGTGCGGCAGCGACGAGGAGGGCGTGGTCCTGTCCTTCTACACGGCCGCCGACGGTGCCGAGCAGTACGCGCAGGCTGCCGAGGCGTGTACCGCCGAGGCCGGGGGTCGATATCGGGTGGAGCAGAGGACACTTCCGAAGAACGCCGACGACCAGCGACTGCAGTTGGCGAGGCGGCTGACCGGCAACGATCCGGGTCTCGACCTGATGACCCTCGACGTCGTGTGGACGGCCGAGTTCGCGGAGGCCGGATGGGCACTGCCGCTGCCCGACGACGTGGCCGCCGCGGTCTCCGAGGGCACGCTCGAAGGCCCCCTCGAATCGGCGACCTGGAAGGACCGGCTGTACGCCGCCCCGCTCAACACCAACACCCAGTTGCTCTGGTACCGAAAGGATCTCATGCCGGACGGGCAACCTCCGGAGACATGGGACGAGATGATCGAGATCGCGAGCGGGCTCGCCGAGGAGGACCGCCCGTCGTGGATCGGCGTGCAGGGCCGGCAGTACGAGGGGTTGATGGTGTGGTTCAACACCCTGCTCTCGAGTGCCGGAGGCTCGGTGGTCGGGGAGGACGGGGTCACCGTCACGCTCACCGACAACGACGCGGCGGTGACCGCGCTCGACATCATGAAGCGCGTCGCGACGGCGCCGGGCGCCGATCCCTCCCTGAACCAGGCCGACGAAGCAGCCGTCCGCCTCGGTATGGAGAGCGGTCGCACGGCGTTCCAGGTCAACTGGCCGTTCGTGCTCCCCGGAATCATCGAGAACGAGGCGGCTCTTCCCTTCATCGACGACAACGGCAACGTCACCTCGCAGGACACCGGGAACACGGTCCTGACCGTCGACGGGGAACAGAATTTCCTTCCCGCACCGTATCCTTCGGTGATTCCCGGTGAGCCCGCCCAGGTCACCATCGGCGGTTTCAACATCGCCGTCGCCCGCACGAGCACCCACCCCGATCTCGCGTTCGAAGCCATGCAGTGCCTGCGCAACGAGGAGAACCAGCGCAACAATGCCATCGGCGGCGGCGTCCCGCCGACGCTCGCGGCCCTGTACGACGACCCGGCCTTCCAGGAGGCCTATCCGGCCTGGCGCGAGGTCCGTGCCGGTCTCGAGAACGCCGCGGTGCGTCCCGCTTCCCCCGCCTACCAGAGTATTTCGACACTGGTGACCGCCACCCTCAACCCGGTCGACCAGATCGATCCGCCCCGCACCGTCGAGGAACTCGCCGAACAGGTGCGCAAGGCGGTCAACTCGGAAGGACTGATCCCGTGA
- a CDS encoding GNAT family N-acetyltransferase — translation MGERTEPEIRVLESEAELRAASALFRTAMVGLPSWPEVPDGTVADYLEAGRTWGAFLDGMLVGTVDATSGKLTLPGGARVSHAAVTHIGVLPTHTRRGVISGLVHRQLRDARDRGEILATLRASEATIYGRFGYGVASTSVSVDVAVHRAALRPEVPDAGPVRLLTYPDAWDVLAQIHSRHLPSRPGTIDRSEYWWNSRRWRADSLTDPMYVAVHGEPGQEDGFVRYHPVDTHAWFTSRNRTVVVDDFFAPSPEAYAGLIRFLLGLDLVDTLRFAALPQDDPMPLVLVDARAVQFRSVSDETWLRILDLDRALSARSYRGSGSVTVEVSDPVLTDNAGVFEISADGVARTAGPADLTVDIADLGALLLGRPGWNRMAAAGRVRVQRPEAVDTADLLFSWPNAPFAGTSF, via the coding sequence ATGGGTGAACGAACGGAACCGGAGATCAGAGTTCTGGAGTCGGAAGCCGAACTGCGGGCCGCGTCGGCGCTGTTCCGTACGGCGATGGTGGGACTGCCGTCGTGGCCCGAGGTTCCCGACGGGACGGTCGCCGACTATCTCGAGGCCGGTCGCACCTGGGGTGCCTTCCTCGACGGCATGCTCGTCGGCACCGTCGACGCCACGAGCGGGAAGCTGACCCTGCCCGGTGGCGCCCGGGTTTCTCACGCCGCGGTCACCCACATCGGTGTGCTGCCCACCCACACGCGTCGCGGCGTGATCTCCGGACTCGTGCACCGGCAGCTGCGCGACGCGCGGGATCGCGGTGAGATCCTCGCGACGCTGCGTGCCTCCGAAGCGACCATCTACGGCCGGTTCGGGTACGGCGTCGCCTCGACCTCGGTGTCCGTCGACGTCGCCGTGCATCGCGCCGCGCTGCGTCCCGAGGTGCCCGACGCCGGGCCGGTCCGCCTGCTGACCTATCCGGATGCATGGGATGTCCTGGCGCAGATACACTCCCGTCACCTGCCCTCGCGTCCGGGCACGATCGACCGATCGGAGTACTGGTGGAACTCGCGTCGGTGGCGCGCAGACTCGCTCACCGATCCGATGTACGTGGCGGTACACGGTGAGCCGGGACAGGAGGACGGCTTCGTCCGGTACCACCCCGTCGACACGCATGCGTGGTTCACCAGTCGTAACCGCACCGTCGTGGTCGACGACTTCTTCGCCCCGTCGCCCGAGGCGTATGCCGGCCTGATCCGATTCCTGCTCGGCCTCGATCTGGTCGACACGCTGCGGTTCGCGGCCCTTCCGCAGGACGATCCGATGCCGCTCGTCCTCGTCGACGCGCGTGCGGTGCAGTTCCGTTCGGTCTCGGACGAGACGTGGTTGCGCATCCTCGACCTCGATCGGGCGCTGTCGGCGCGGAGCTATCGGGGGTCGGGGTCGGTGACCGTCGAGGTGTCCGATCCTGTGCTCACCGACAACGCCGGCGTCTTCGAGATCTCCGCCGACGGCGTGGCGCGCACCGCCGGACCGGCCGACCTGACGGTGGACATCGCCGACCTCGGTGCGCTCCTGCTCGGCCGGCCCGGATGGAACCGGATGGCCGCCGCAGGGCGTGTCCGGGTGCAGCGGCCGGAGGCCGTCGACACCGCGGACCTGCTGTTCTCCTGGCCGAACGCACCCTTCGCGGGGACGTCCTTCTGA
- a CDS encoding protein-tyrosine phosphatase family protein, translating to MRREWDPADTGVLKLPSGRLVRGRGIRRPEFDEPFPDFGVYLLARPPVPFDWESRWIHWPDFRTPRDPEDAHAVLYEAWIRAGRQRVEIACGRGRGRTGTALACLAVLDGLSPDEAVDFVRCHYHPRAVETPWQRRFVAGTKV from the coding sequence GTGCGACGCGAGTGGGATCCAGCAGACACCGGGGTGCTGAAGCTGCCCTCCGGCCGACTCGTGCGCGGACGCGGGATACGTCGCCCCGAGTTCGACGAGCCGTTTCCCGACTTCGGGGTGTATCTCCTCGCGCGTCCACCGGTGCCGTTCGACTGGGAGTCGCGGTGGATCCACTGGCCCGACTTCCGCACCCCCCGCGACCCGGAGGACGCCCACGCCGTCCTGTACGAGGCATGGATCCGGGCGGGACGGCAACGGGTGGAGATCGCGTGCGGGCGCGGGCGCGGCCGGACCGGCACCGCACTGGCGTGCCTCGCCGTCCTCGACGGCCTCTCCCCCGACGAAGCCGTCGACTTCGTGCGCTGCCACTACCATCCGCGCGCGGTCGAGACGCCCTGGCAGCGCAGGTTCGTCGCGGGGACGAAGGTCTGA
- a CDS encoding general stress protein, with the protein MTNPLGPGRQVPGLPTPPTGWPVGSYPTYAEAQRAVDHLADQNFSVEDVTIVGVDLMQVERVTGRLTWPKVIGGGIVSGAWLGVFFGLLLGIFSTDFLGPLLVGLVGGIIFGLISATIPYAATRGQRDFSSTMQLVAGRYDVLCQPPTAEKARDILAKLAI; encoded by the coding sequence ATGACGAATCCCCTCGGACCCGGTCGCCAGGTACCCGGTCTGCCGACTCCCCCCACGGGCTGGCCCGTCGGTTCGTACCCGACCTACGCCGAGGCGCAGCGCGCGGTCGACCATCTCGCCGACCAGAACTTCTCCGTCGAGGACGTCACGATCGTCGGTGTCGATCTCATGCAGGTCGAGCGGGTCACCGGGCGGCTCACGTGGCCGAAGGTGATCGGCGGCGGCATCGTCTCGGGCGCATGGCTCGGCGTGTTCTTCGGTCTGCTGCTCGGCATCTTCTCCACCGACTTCCTCGGCCCGCTGCTCGTCGGCCTCGTCGGCGGCATCATCTTCGGGCTCATCTCGGCGACCATCCCGTACGCCGCGACCCGCGGCCAGCGCGACTTCTCGTCCACCATGCAGCTCGTCGCCGGCCGTTACGACGTGCTGTGCCAGCCGCCCACCGCAGAGAAGGCGCGCGACATCCTCGCCAAGCTCGCGATCTGA
- a CDS encoding HpcH/HpaI aldolase/citrate lyase family protein, translated as MSFSFRPRRSVLAVPGSSRKMIDKAKGLPADEIFLDLEDAVSPLAKEQARSTIVEALNEDGWGDQIKVVRVNDWTTDATYLDVATVVGGAGANLDALLLPKVPDASHVEALDLLLTQVEKAHGLEVGRIGIEPQIENAIGLTNIDEIATASPRVQTLVFGPADFMASINMRTLVVGEQPEGYDVGDAYHHILMTILMAARAHGLQAIDGPYLQIRDVDAFRRSAQRTAALGFDGKWVLHPSQIDAANEVFSPRQEDYDKAEMILDAYEWHTSAEGGARGAAMLGDEMIDEASRKMALVISAKGRAAGLQRTQKFEPPAS; from the coding sequence ATGTCGTTTTCGTTCAGGCCCCGGAGGTCGGTACTCGCGGTTCCCGGCAGCAGCCGGAAGATGATCGACAAGGCCAAGGGCCTTCCCGCCGACGAGATATTCCTCGATCTCGAGGACGCCGTGTCGCCCCTGGCCAAGGAACAGGCCCGCAGCACCATCGTCGAAGCCCTGAACGAGGACGGCTGGGGCGATCAGATCAAGGTCGTGCGCGTCAACGACTGGACCACGGACGCGACCTATCTTGACGTCGCGACGGTCGTCGGCGGCGCCGGCGCGAACCTCGACGCGCTCCTGCTGCCGAAGGTGCCCGATGCGAGCCACGTCGAGGCGCTCGACCTGCTGCTCACGCAGGTCGAGAAGGCCCACGGTCTCGAGGTGGGACGGATCGGCATCGAGCCGCAGATCGAGAACGCCATCGGGCTGACGAACATCGACGAGATCGCGACGGCGAGCCCTCGCGTGCAGACACTCGTGTTCGGCCCGGCCGACTTCATGGCGAGCATCAACATGCGCACCCTCGTCGTCGGTGAGCAGCCCGAGGGGTACGACGTGGGCGATGCCTACCACCACATCCTCATGACGATCCTCATGGCGGCGCGCGCCCACGGACTGCAGGCCATCGACGGTCCTTACCTCCAGATCCGCGACGTCGACGCCTTCCGCCGGTCGGCGCAGCGCACCGCCGCGCTGGGCTTCGACGGCAAGTGGGTGCTGCATCCGAGCCAGATCGATGCGGCCAACGAGGTCTTCAGCCCCCGGCAGGAGGACTACGACAAGGCCGAGATGATCCTCGACGCCTACGAATGGCACACCTCCGCCGAGGGTGGCGCCCGCGGTGCCGCGATGCTGGGCGACGAGATGATCGACGAGGCGAGCCGGAAGATGGCTCTCGTGATCTCCGCGAAGGGCCGCGCCGCCGGACTGCAGCGCACCCAGAAGTTCGAGCCGCCGGCCTCCTGA